The sequence below is a genomic window from Monodelphis domestica isolate mMonDom1 chromosome 2, mMonDom1.pri, whole genome shotgun sequence.
CTGTACTCATTGACCGGATCCTGCTGCATTCCCGTGGTGAGGAGGGTGGCCTGAAGATTGGGCCAGGTAGAGTGAGGGGGGCCAGGAAGGAGATGACCTCTTTACCCCTAACTCCTCTTGCTGTCCTCCAGGCAATGAAGAGGAACACCGGGACCTGACAACAGCCTTGGGGCTGGTGAAGGAGCTGCTATCAGCAGTAGACCAAGAGgtacatgagctggagaagggagcTCGCCTGCAGGAGATCTATGGACGCACAGATTCTCGTGCCCAGACCCCAGTGCCCGGCAAGGGTCCTTTTATCCGAGAAGAGCTTCTACGTCGAAAGCTGCTACATGATGGTTGCCTGCTCTGGAAAACAGCTACAGGACGCTTCAAAGGtcagttcttcctgaccccatggcCAATGGCCTGACACAGTCAGGGAATGAGATAGCTCATATCCTATCCTGAAGATAACcttagaggaagagagatagtCTTTGTCAGTTACCTAAGTTTATGGCCCTTGTTCCTATTGTTAGCTGAAAGATAGACTTCCCTCTGAGAGCACATCATCTTCCCCTACAGAGGCCAGTGTAATGCATGTGCTTCAGAGGCAATACTTAAGCCTTGGGGGGCAGAGACAATGTTCCTAGGGCACTGAGAGAGAACTGAAAAGTTCCTGCAGAAAGATTTCTGGAGGAGGGCAGAGGCGAGAtaggaaagggggaaataagGGCAAGTTTTCCCACTCCCCCTCCTCTCTGAATTAGTCTGCCCTGGGAACAGATTCTCATTGGTGTGGATTGGCTTTACCAGGGCTAAACTGGACTTTTGTACTCAAAACTTCCAAGCTTCTGTCTTGGATCTTGTCAGTCTTCACCagcctcctccttccttccactcccctctctcccatccctcccACACAGCAGCTAAGAATATAAACCATGGAGGTTAAAAATAGCAAGGCTGGAGAGCTTTATTTTCTGAAGTATTCGACAAAACACCTCCCCATCTCCCTGCCATGCCCAAAGGACTGTAAAGTCCCTAAGGGCAAAAGGGAAGCTGATGTCTCTCTCTAGAGCCaccttccccattttatagaagtcTCCTGCTCAGGTTTAAGAGCCCCACACAGAGTCAGAGGGATGGGAGTAGAAGGCCAAGGTAGGAGCCTGGAAAGACTGGGGAAGGGTACTGTGGAGCTGAAGAAATATGGAATTGTTTAATCTGAAGAAGATCAATCTGTGATTAGGAGTGGGGACAATAAACTAAGATTTGGTGAGGATCTTTGAGTCTGTGAAGGTTAATTTTGCAGCAGAGAGGAACCTGCTGTTCTCCTCCACTGACTGAAAAACGAGAGGGTGTGGGCATATGCTGTAGTAGGAGGGATTTAGGTTAGGTATCAAAAAGGACTTGACTGAGTTGGGAGGTAGAGGGACTGCAGACTAAAAAGGAATGCAAACCTTGGGGCAGGAGATGTTTATATCTGATGGGGCATTAATCATGCTATCCAGAAGCATGGATGGAAATGTATTGATACTCCCAAGTTCTGTTCCAGCCCAATGTGAAtctggaattccatggagtcACCATCCTATGTTGGAGGAGTTTAAGAGGAAAGGCAGAGAtcaaggggaaggagagagaagttaGGAGCTATAACCTAGTGAGGCAGACTTGGTCCTGGGGGAAggatgagggaagagaaaaatcaagTTTCTAATTCATCCATTGCTGACCTGTCACCTCTCCTGCCAGATGTACTGATGCTGCTGATGACAGATGTGCTAGTGTTCCTTCAGGAGAAGGACCAGAAGTATATATTTCCTGCCTTGGTAAGACAATCCtcctccttttctgcctctcaggTAGAATCCTAGAGGTTCTAGaatccagtttttcctctgccaGACTCACCTAGTCAGAGCACTGACAGATCTCTAAGTACTTTCAAGAGACAAAGTTCCTATTGGAAGTGTGAGATGCTAGGGCTCTTCGGCTCACTCCTCTTTTCCCTCGACTTCTCTTGTCAGGACAAGCCAGCAATAATCTCACTGCAGAACCTAATTGTTCGGGACATTGCTAACCAGGAGAAGGGGATGTTTTTGATTAGTGCGGCTCCCCCTGAGATGTATGAGGTCCACACAGCCTCCAGAGAGGACAGAAATACATGGATCCGGGTCATCCAGCAGAGTGTGCGTGTGTGAGTATTCAAGGGAAGGCCCATGTCTCTGCCTCTCCATGTATGACAGTCAGTAATAATTGATTGTGTGACGTGTTTTGGGGGAATTGTTTAAAGCCCAGAGCAAATTCACCTGTCTTTTGTAAAACAGATTGGCAAAGTGAATAAAACCATGGTTAGGGAGTTGGTGGATACAGAAAGACTTCTTTGAGGGAAATGTAGAACCAAAGTTGAGCATGATTTGAGTGGGCAGTGTTCTGGGTAGAGGAATCAGCAGGCATGAAAGCTTAGGTGAAGGCAGGGGCATAGGCATTCCTTAACCTTTGGTCTCTAAGCCCTTTCATGCCTTCTCTGACTTGCCTGTTCTCTATCATAGATGCCCATCTAGAGAGGACTTCCCTCTGATTGAAACAGAAGACGAGGCCTACCTTCGAAGGATCAAAAGTAATCATCATGCCCTCCTCACTACACCACAACCTTGGTCTCTCTCAAgcatcttttcttccttattcccccccaccccccatcacaTTCACTATCCGCCATATGTTCCAAGTCCCTTCCTCACAAACATCAGTCCCCCTCTTGTAACAAGtatagcaaaacaaaacaaatccagacAGTGGCCATCTGCACCTCTCGCCCATCAGCTGTTTCTTGGTCATTGCCACTGttcatcatttttgtctttcaaaagtcattttcctggttctgctgatttcattCTGTATCGTTTTATACAAGTCtccccatgtttttctgaatccaTCATCTTTTCTTAGGGTGCTATCATATTCCTTTACATTGAGATACTATTATTTGTTCactcatttcccagttgatggatacCCTTATCTAGCATCTTTTACTATGCCTCCACTCTGATTTCTGCTCATCCTTGAGCCTTTTGATATGGTTCCTCTCACCCTCCTTgccctttatttctctctttgctTGCCCTCCTTCAGTGGAACTGCAACAAAAGGACAGGGCACTGGTGGAGCTTCTGCAGGAAAAGGTGGGACTCTTTGCTGAGATGACCCAGTTCCAGGCAGAAGAAGATGGAGGGGGTGGAGGGCCACTGCCTACCTTGCCTCGTGGCCTCTTCCGCTCTGAATCCCTGGAATCCCCTCGTGGGGAGAGATTGTTGCAGGATGCTATCCGTGAAGGTAAGAGAGCCCTCAGGGATACACCAATAGAGATAAACTCCAAAACTCATATGTGCACACACAGACATAGAAGGAAGCACATAGAGGCATGCCCCTTCCTGAATGAGTACACCATACTTAATCCTATCTCTGATGTGCCTGGGATGGCCATTGTCTTCCCCTCCCTCATCCCTATCTCACTTTGTGCCTCTTCATCTCTCTGATATTCCTTTTGATAATCAATGCTTAGACAGTAGAGtcagtttcctttttattcagTACACAGTGCTGTGGAGGGAGATTCCTGACTTTCTCTTATCTTTCCTCCCTGCAGTGGAGGGTCTAAAGGACCTGCTAGTTGGGCCTGGGCTAGATCTGCCCCTACTCCCGAGGGAATCAGGCCTGTCACTAGAGCCTGACAGCAGTGGCAACACCAGTCCTGGGGTCACTACCAGTAAGTGTTCAGATCTAAGGGGGGATTGAGGGCTTAAAGGGGAAATTGGTAAGACTAGAAGATTATGACCTAAATGGGAAAATGGGaggagtaaagaaaaaaatgggaagagatgGGGGCGGAATATGTGCTCTGGGGCACAGAGATATAGGGAAATTATAATAAGTAGTAGACATTTATAGAGCTATACAGTAATTTAAAGTGTACTAAATGCTTTGCCCATATCATCTCTTTGGAtttggaaggattttcagagcagtttcagcttttgatgctactaagccaccatcttggctccatggtagtggtggtggtggtggggaacaTGTTTCTTTAAGAAATTTGTGAGGAAcaattaggtggcttagtggataaaatGTTAGGTCTGGGAAcagaaggtcttaggttcaaacatgaccttagatatttcttagctatgtgatcctgagcaagttgcttaaccccaatggcctagtccttatcacccttctgccttggaaccaattctgaATAtcactctaagatagaaggtaagaatttaagcaaaaaaaaaaatatctgtgaGGTAGATATTGCAGGTGTTACGTATTTTTTTTACatcagagaagtgacttgcctatggtcacacagccagttcATGTCAGATGCAgggtttgaactcaaatcttacAGACTCTCAAACAGAACTTTATACCACTATACCAGGAGTTTAGGAgcacctttttctcttctctcaataGATGGTGAAACAAGGACCTTTAATGGTTCCATTGAGCTCTGCAGAGCTGACTCAGACTCAAGTCAGAGGGTGAGTCCTCAGTGGGGTTGGTTCTTGGACCTGGCCAGGATGGGGAATAGATAACTGGCTTCTATTCATCTAGGGTCCCTGGGGGCCAAGGGACAATACCTTGGAGGGCTAAGGAGCTGAGACCTGAAGAGTCTCTAACTCTCCATCCTTCCCTTCACTGCAGGATCGAAATGGGAACCAGTTGAGATCCCCTCAGGAGGTAAGATAGGAAAATAAGGTGATAGGGTTGATGACTAAAGTACTGAGGGAATTGAGGTCCCTGACCAGGGAAGCAGTTAGAGCCTAATTGAGGGTGATGGTAGGAGAGGTCACCTAACTGGGATCAACTAACATGTTTCCTCACCCTCACCCCTCATTTAACTCTGAATTTGAATGCATGTCTCATCCCTCCCATTCTTCTATTCTCAGGAGGCCCTACAGCGACTAGTCAACCTTTATGGGCTTCTCCATGGACTTCAGGTGAGTGAGGGCCCTCATCAGAATGGAGACCCAGTTCATGGAAGTGAGAGGCAGGGAGGCCCAttgtcttcaaaaatattttccaagtgcCGACAATCTGGGTGTCCCAGAAAAGATCAACTGGGTCTTTGGTATGCAGGGTTGTCAGGGAAGGAGGACTGTGACTGATACACCCTTCTTATCCTACTCCAGGCAGCTGTGGCTCAGCAAGACACCTTGATGGAGGCAAGGCTCTCTGAGGGCCCGGAGCGACGGGAGAAGCTAGTGTTGTCCCGGGCCAATTCTCGAGATGGGGATGTAGGCAGGGCCGGAGGTGCCCCTGTGGCTCCAGAGAAGCAGACCACAGAGCTGGCCCTGCTGCAGCGACAACACGCCCTGCTCCAAGAGGAGCTCCGTCGATGCCGGCGGCAAGGGGAAGAGCGGGCAGCTGAAGCAGGCGGGTTAGAGGCTCGGCTTCGGGAAAGCGAACAGGCCCGAGCCCGGCTGGAGCGGGAGACCGAAGAAGTGAAAAAGCGACTGGCTGCCCTGGGTCAGGCTGAGCCACTCTCAGCTGAGGCGCCCTGGGCCCGCCGACCGCTGGACCCTCGGCGTCGGAGCCTCCCTGCTGGGGATGCCCTCTACTTGAGCTTCACCCCGCCTTCCCAGGTGAGCAGAGCCCCTCTAGTGTGTGCTCTGGTACAAAACTGCTGATACTGAGACACTGGAGAACCTAAAATGAGTTGGGTGTGCTGGGGCTTACCGTTGACAGGATGCTAGCTTAGTTCGGGGTTGGGCTAGACATCCCTTCCATCGCAGCAAAGTGAAAAGATTTTGAGTATAGGCCCGGAAGAAATCCTAAGGCATTTCCTGAAAAGGTGTTTGGATTTTGGCGCAGACGAGGCAAGGGCAAGTAGAAGAGGGGGAGAGCATAGAGTGGGTCTCGGGGGTTCTTTCTGCTCACCCCATCACCTAAACTCACCTGTGCAGAGTTAGGAGGCAGTCAATCTGGGTCACTTCCTTGCCCTCTTTCCCACCTATCAGGTTGTCCCCCAGGTATGCCGAGGCCATGACCGCCTAGATCTTCCCTTGTCTACTCGCTCTATTCATCGAACCTTTGAGGACAGAGATGGGCCTGAGCTAGGCAGTCCAGAGGAGCGACTTCAAGATAGTAGTGATCCTGATACTGGCAGTGAAGAGGAGAGCTGTAGTCGTTTGACCCCACCACATAGCCCTCGAGGTGAGGCTGAAAGGGGACAGGGAAGGCGGCTGGGACATGAAGATTGTGGGAGACAGTGTTGGGGACCCCCTTCATTTCTCAGATTCATTATGGGGTCTCTGCCTCAGCTCACTCACAGCCCCTTGACTGGCAGTGCTTACTATAATTCTCCTGAAGGCACAAGATCCCTGGGGGATGGAGGCAGGCTGGTCGCCCTGTTTTGTTAGGTGCTGATTGGATATGGGTACTCTGGGAGGCAAGTTTCCTGTTTTATTTGTGATTGGTTGATCACAGGACCTCCCTCCCAGGAGGCCGGAAGGTTGGAGGTGGTTGGTATTTCCTTTCTGGCTCCTGCTCATTGGTCACACTTTCTTTTTGTAGATTTCCCCCGAATGCAGGACATCCCAGAGGAGACTGAGAGTCGAGATGGAGAACCTATTGCTTCAGAGAGTTAAAGGGGCCCTTCCCCCATTTCCTGTCTCCTCCATGACTATTTCTGGAGGATGGAGAGTGGGGGGAGTAGCCTTTGGATATCCAAGTTATATAGGTGAGGGGGAGACTTAATAGAACTGCTGGCTTTTGTGTTtctcctgcccccacccccagaccTCCCAACTCAGGGAGAGTGGGCTTGCTTGAGGGGGTCAGAAAGCTGTGGAAGATGCCTTCTGGTGACATCCATAAGCAGCACCACAGATGCCAATTTTTCAGACCCTTCCATCCCCCcatctggaaagatttatttatttattgtttattagctgggtgggaggggagggaattaAAGGACCAGGGACAAGGGAACCAAGCCATAAGGAGCCAGAAAATCTGGCCCTTTAACActactgggggagggggagggagggaagaccaACCAGGGATTAACCCTTCAGTTACTAGACTCTTATCTACCCAGCAACCCTCATCTTGAGTGGGGGGCCAAAATTACCAGAGCCAACCTGCCCTTTAAAAAGGGATATGGAGAGGGCAAGTATCCTTCTCACTCCAAACTCCCTAATGCTGCTCATTCCAACCTCCATTGTAGCTCCAGGGGGGCAGAGGGGCCACAGTTTCTAGGAACCCAGAATGGTCTAGAGTGGAGATTGGGGTGGGACCAGTGGTAATGGTGGGAGATCCTTTGGGAACacaatgttttggggttttgtttgttttgttttcttttttgtaccAAAGCCGACTGCAcgtgttttatatttttaagagaagATCATAGGCAATTAGAGATGCTAATTCCAACTACCCCATGTCTTAAGAAACTTGGGGGTTAAGGTTGGGCAACAGTACTTGTTCATCATAATCTACCCTGGTGAGGGGATCTCTCCTACCTCCTCTTACTAGCCCATCTCCATTCTACTAGTTGGGAATGCATCACAGAGGTGTACGATGTATCTGAGGGCCCTGTGGTTTGGTTGGAAAACCAATCTTGAATTTTCTCTTGGGGTATTTTGGCAAATGCCACATACCCCTCCTCAGAGGCCCCAGCACTTTTCTGATGATTTGATTGTAAAAAGACCAAGCACACAGAATTAAAGACCTGGAACCCCTTGTCTTGATTTTGTTCTCTGcaggaaaatgagaatgaaaataaagGGACATCTGGGCTGGAAGATAATCCATTTGAAGGCAGCTTCTCCCTTTTTAGGATTTGTAGTTCATACTGAAAGATTAACCAGATTTGAGCTGTAGACTTTAGGGAGCTCTTTTATAGTAAGCCCATCTCCCCTTGCCTCAGGTTTGGTTTAATCAAATCAACAAGCTTTTCTTCTGCTCTTCAGGGAACCAAGCACCAGGGatgaatgaaacaaaatgaaacaaactttgccctcaaagaacttatattctactggaccAGACAACATATCTGTGCAGAGTGTAGGCACAATTCTAGCTTCTTTCTCTGCCATCCTACCTCATCCGAGGCTGTTGTTGGTTTGCTCTTTGCCCCTATTGAGGAGTTGATTCTTTTCACTTCTTGTTTTTTGGTCCTAACTAAGGAAAACTTCCTGTTTCTAATCAGTTTCATGTGCTAAGTTGAGAGGGATGAGATAAGGCTCTGAGAGGACTCCTTCCCTGTTGCCTCTCTCCTACTATGCCTGACACACCAATATTGACTTCTGGTTCATTTTAAGGACCCAGAATCTGAGATTGAAATTGAGTGAGACGAGGAGTGTTTTCTTGCTCCTTTACTCTTCCTAAAAGTGCCAGGTTCCAACTCTGTTGATGAATTTACATTGCAGTTTTCTCGATTCAGTTAAAATGTCCCAACTCAaggttaatataatttaattggaAAGAGGAGCAGGAAATTAGGGAGAGGGTTCTGTGTAGATGGTGAGTTGGTGCCATCCTGGATTAGTCAAATAGAAGACAGAGGTGCAGGAACAGTCTCAGAACGAATGAGGACATACCCCTAGACAACAAGAAGTAGGGCTTGTCAAAGACCCCGAAAGAAGTAAGGATATAGAAATATCACACCACAGAAAGTCTGAAATTAGGATCCTGCTTTATTCTTTTGACCTTCCTGAAGTCCTTTTTAAATCTAATTCCAGAAGCCTCCATTTCAGTAACATTTGCTTCAATCTCCTAGAGAGGCCCCTCCTCATTATTCTGACTTAGATTCATAGGAAAGCTAGAAGAAACCTTTGATATTTGACcctaacccttcattttacagataaggaaatgggccAAGAAAAGTtcaaggacttgtccaaggtcaaacagcctAGAGAGGAGTGTGATTTCACTGAATCTGGGGCAGTTATCTGCACCTCCTCCTTATACTACTATGAAAAGTCTCTTTTGATCCGGTCCTTCCTATCTTAGaatctctccatttccttttacTTTGCCTTTTGGGAGCCTGGAACTCAACTGCTTCCCTTGTAGAGAGGAGCCCTTTTCTAGAACTAATCCACCTTCCCCAGTCCCCTCTTCCCCACAAGTATAGCCAAGCTTCTTCCAGGACCAGGCTACACCCACATGGCTTGCTCCTTGTTTTTAATCTGTGAGTATTTACCCCAAAACAGGGACGTCCCCAGAGGAACCAATATTTGGTTGGCACTTGGTGCTTAGGTACAGCCATTGGAGGAACTGCTGGGCTAGGGGAAAGCAATACTAAGGGGGATGGAAGGTGGagaattttccattttgaattgACCAAGAATGAATAAACATAAGTTTTGGAGTGGAGCTTCAACatagaaaagaggaaactaaacACCAAGGAGATTAAATACCAGCTATTCTTCGTTGGTAGTATTGCTTAGCAAGTTGTGAATTAGGTGACTGCTTAAAGCTTCCCCTTTTCATCCAACAACTAGAGCTGAAGTGGGTTGGGACTACCTAGAGGTCATCTGGCCTAGTCCCTTTGCCATTTGGTGGTATTCAGGCACACACTGACAGAGAACAGGGAGTTGCTTCTCCCATCACTTCATGCTTGGATACTTTCATCTCCCTGTTTCAGGATATTTACCATTTAAAAGTTTCTACAATTCCAACCTCCCATGTTTTATTACAGTAGATACTTCATTTACTGACTGACTGCTGCTATCCTTCCAGTTTCAGTGGTAGTTTCtatcttccctctccccaagaaCCCACTGTTTTAAAAGGTGGTTATTCATTCCTATTCTGAGGGTACTTGGGACATAAAACATTGTCTCAGAGCTTCTTTTATCCTTCCCACCTTTCTTCTCTGGGGTATAGAagggaattaagagaggttgagaGGAGGGGGAAGATTATTCCCCACAAGCTACTTCCTGCTCTTCTACCTCCCAGCCCTGCCCTGCTCTGCTCCAGTTGGCACTTTGCAGAGACTGCTGCTAGATGGGAAGCTAAAGCCCCAGCTCCCTCTCCTCCCAACCCTACTGTTCCTGGAAGACTTCAGGTTTGAGCACTCTTGTTGGCAATAGGTCTCCTATAGTAACCTCAATAATCCCTGGGGATGGGGATAACCTAAACCTACAGGTTATATTTCCCATCAACAGTAGAGTAGAACCAATGGAGCATTGGGTTTAGGAGAGATCCAGTTTTCCTAAATTGCCAATTAGGATTTGTATGATGTGGGCTGATCATTTCTAGGCCTTGAAAATGAGGGTTAGACTCAATCTCTACCATCTACCATCCATAAATCTTGGCATTGTGCAGTCATCGATAACATTCAAGGACACAAGAACACTAATTTAGGGGTGGGGCAGGTTTCAGCTGTAACAGCTAAAAGAATCTCAATTTAAAGTGAGTGGCTAATAGGGAGCCACAACCATAAGCTAGAGCTGGACAAAGACCTTTCAACCTCATCCAGGACTACTGAAAATTCCTTCACGGTAAGAGAAGGGGGCCACTGTAGGGAGAGGTCCAGAAGAGCTCGGTAGGCATTATCTCCCCAGATTCAGCAGTGGTGCCACTGGGTGAGGTGGAGACATAGAGATAGTAGAAAGCAAAAATTTATTCAtaactcttccctttcccttccctctacccCCACCTCTCACCCCAACAACTTATGGAGGTGTAGGTCTTCTCGGCATCCAATCCTGCCTTGGCCCTCAGATTTATCTACTCCACCCCAGAGAGATTGAGAATTAAAGATCAAATATCCCAAGGTGACATGGCCTGGCAGGGCTCAGAACAGCTCCTCCCCAGGCTTGGGTGCCAGAGTCTGGTGCCCTAAAGATGCTAGGAAGGGAGGGGTACAGCTTCTGTGGTGGAGggtctcctttttttcttatccaGGCTAGTGAGAGGTGGAAAGCCCCACCTTCTGCTGTCTCCTCTTTTGAAGGGCTACTTGCTCTGGCTGGGCTTGTCCCCCACCAGGTAACTGTGCCTGTAGCCTTCTCAGGGCCTTGCTCAGTGCCTGCCGGGCCTCCTGGCGCAGGAAGCAATAGATCACAGGATTGAGGCAGCTGTTACAGTGTGCCAGGCAAATAGTAAGGGGGAAGACATAGGTGTGAAGGGTGTAGTAGGCATTGTCCCAAGGCACGAGGTCAAACTTCACCAGGACTCCCCAGAGTGTGACAATATGGTTAGGGAACCAGCAGAGGAAAAAGGTCACAATAATAATCTGGACAGAGCAGGCTACTGCTGTTCCTCTGCCTTAGCGGATGCTGCTGAAGGAATGCCAGCAGCATGAGATAGCTTGCTGCAAGGACAATCGGGCACCACGAAGGCCAATTTGACCCGCTGTAAATGGTCAGCACCCAGCCATCGACCACTAGGGAAGCGGAGCAGGCACAGTTGAATTCCACCCACTTCACTTTCAGCCCCAAAGATTGCTGTGGGGATTGTTGCAGCAGTCGCTGTTACCCATGCTACCAGGCTGGCCCCAAAGGTACAGGAGGATGAGCAGTAAGAACCCGGTCCAGTAGCCATGACCACTATCCAGTATCAGACTATGCTCAGAGCAGTGATGAAGAAGACGCTAGCATAAACACCGAGGACAGTGCCTGTCAGAACCACCTTGCAGAGAGTGCCACCAAAAGGCCAGTGGAAATCCAGGGCAGACTCAGCTGCCCAAAAGGGGAGGGTGAGGGCCAACCCCAGGTCAGCCAAAGCTAGGCTGAAAACGAAGGTGTCAGTCTTCAGACGTGAAGTGCCTTGATGACACCCACCTAACACCCACAGCACAGCCAGGTTGCCCAGGAGACCTATCAGTCCCACCAGTCCATAGGCTAGGGCAACTATAACTCTGAGTGCCAGGAAATTGGCTGGTACTGCAGCGTCCCCCATGCTTAGCACCTCGCCACTGGAGATATTGACCCAGAAGGATGTAGGCGGTGGGGTAGAAAAGTTGGGTGTAGACATCGTGAGGGTATCGACTTGTGCCAGAACAGCTATGCCAGGATAGATTTCTGCCAGGTATGGAAGCCGGAAAGAGGTGGCACTGTCTTTCAAGGCAGGCAGTTGTGGGTTTATGCTGATTTTAGGGCATCTACCTGCTGGCAGCCCCAGGCCACTCCCACATCTTTAGAGTGAAGTGTCAGTGGGAACCACCCCTGTCCTTTGGGTCAAGATTGGTGAGAGGTGGAGCAGGACAAAGTAGATCTCCTCTAAGGGATTGGCCTAGAATTTCTAGCCTCTTGGTGGAGGGAGGGGCTGGGGAAATGACTGCATAGGGGTGGGACAGGGAGAGGGTGTTGGACAAGAGGGAAAAGGACATGAAGGTCAAGAGAGGTTCAGATTGCAGATTTTACTTCTGGTTTAAGAACAAAACTCCCTTGGTTTATCCTCTGTCCCTCTTTTCTGAGGAGGTGACAGCCCCAAGccccaagggca
It includes:
- the ARHGEF2 gene encoding rho guanine nucleotide exchange factor 2 isoform X1, coding for MNDEIPEAFLAGGDPVPQGRTRRCLSAVEPSGQSQEEEEEEEEEKEENDFQPVPLRRSNARHSQSYVRDPFRRHSWEPGSVFQDAANDPVGGRNLQKLGSGGPREFQSREELETILRPQDQSGQLEYLVQRSQHPSAGPLNGSACGILSKSVSMSGIDGYFNLDAENLPQSPGPDFSNCLWGGSCSQLDVKPSRKQAGRSLQRTLSLFWGMTGKAKNREKEKMKEAKDARYTNGHLFTTISVSGMTMCYACNKSITAKEALICPTCNVTIHNRCKDALANCTKVKQKQQKAALLKNSTALQSVSLRSKTTIRERPSSAIYPSDSFRQSLLGSRRGRSSLSLSKSVSTTNIAGHFNDESPLGLRRILSQSTDSLNMRNRTLSVESLIDEGAEVIYNELMSDFETDEKDFAADSWSLAVDSNFLQQHKKEVMKRQDVIYELIQTELHHVRTLKIMTRLFRTGLLEELQLEPALVQGLFPCVDELSDIHTRFLSQLLERRRQALCPGSTRNFVIHRLGDLLISQFSGSSAEQMRKAYSEFCSRHTKALKLYKELYARDKRFQQFIRKVTRSTVLRRHGVQECILLVTQRITKYPVLIDRILLHSRGNEEEHRDLTTALGLVKELLSAVDQEVHELEKGARLQEIYGRTDSRAQTPVPGKGPFIREELLRRKLLHDGCLLWKTATGRFKDVLMLLMTDVLVFLQEKDQKYIFPALDKPAIISLQNLIVRDIANQEKGMFLISAAPPEMYEVHTASREDRNTWIRVIQQSVRVCPSREDFPLIETEDEAYLRRIKMELQQKDRALVELLQEKVGLFAEMTQFQAEEDGGGGGPLPTLPRGLFRSESLESPRGERLLQDAIREVEGLKDLLVGPGLDLPLLPRESGLSLEPDSSGNTSPGVTTNGETRTFNGSIELCRADSDSSQRDRNGNQLRSPQEEALQRLVNLYGLLHGLQAAVAQQDTLMEARLSEGPERREKLVLSRANSRDGDVGRAGGAPVAPEKQTTELALLQRQHALLQEELRRCRRQGEERAAEAGGLEARLRESEQARARLERETEEVKKRLAALGQAEPLSAEAPWARRPLDPRRRSLPAGDALYLSFTPPSQVVPQVCRGHDRLDLPLSTRSIHRTFEDRDGPELGSPEERLQDSSDPDTGSEEESCSRLTPPHSPRDFPRMQDIPEETESRDGEPIASES
- the ARHGEF2 gene encoding rho guanine nucleotide exchange factor 2 isoform X4, which translates into the protein MNDEIPEAFLAGGDPVPQGRTRRCLSAVEPSGQSQEEEEEEEEEKEENDFQPVPLRRSNARHSQSYVRDPFRRHSWEPGSVFQDAANDPVGGRNLQKLGSGGPREFQSREELETILRPQDQSGQLEYLVQRSQHPSAGPLNGSACGILSKSVSMSGIDGYFNLDAENLPQSPGPDFSNCLWGGSCSQLDVKPSRKQAGRSLQRTLSLFWGMTGKAKNREKEKMKEAKDARYTNGHLFTTISVSGMTMCYACNKSITAKEALICPTCNVTIHNRCKDALANCTKVKQKQQKAALLKNSTALQSVSLRSKTTIRERPSSAIYPSDSFRQSLLGSRRGRSSLSLSKSVSTTNIAGHFNDESPLGLRRILSQSTDSLNMRNRTLSVESLIDEGAEVIYNELMSDFETDEKDFAADSWSLAVDSNFLQQHKKEVMKRQDVIYELIQTELHHVRTLKIMTRLFRTGLLEELQLEPALVQGLFPCVDELSDIHTRFLSQLLERRRQALCPGSTRNFVIHRLGDLLISQFSGSSAEQMRKAYSEFCSRHTKALKLYKELYARDKRFQQFIRKVTRSTVLRRHGVQECILLVTQRITKYPVLIDRILLHSRGNEEEHRDLTTALGLVKELLSAVDQEVHELEKGARLQEIYGRTDSRAQTPVPGKGPFIREELLRRKLLHDGCLLWKTATGRFKDVLMLLMTDVLVFLQEKDQKYIFPALDKPAIISLQNLIVRDIANQEKGMFLISAAPPEMYEVHTASREDRNTWIRVIQQSVRVCPSREDFPLIETEDEAYLRRIKMELQQKDRALVELLQEKVGLFAEMTQFQAEEDGGGGGPLPTLPRGLFRSESLESPRGERLLQDAIREVEGLKDLLVGPGLDLPLLPRESGLSLEPDSSGNTSPGVTTNGETRTFNGSIELCRADSDSSQRDRNGNQLRSPQEEALQRLVNLYGLLHGLQAAVAQQDTLMEARLSEGPERREKLVLSRANSRDGDVGRAGGAPVAPEKQTTELALLQRQHALLQEELRRCRRQGEERAAEAGGLEARLRESEQARARLERETEEVKKRLAALGQAEPLSAEAPWARRPLDPRRRSLPAGDALYLSFTPPSQVCRGHDRLDLPLSTRSIHRTFEDRDGPELGSPEERLQDSSDPDTGSEEESCSRLTPPHSPRDFPRMQDIPEETESRDGEPIASES